In the Nicotiana tabacum cultivar K326 chromosome 16, ASM71507v2, whole genome shotgun sequence genome, one interval contains:
- the LOC107767162 gene encoding large ribosomal subunit protein eL42, whose protein sequence is MVNVPKTKKTYCKSKECKKHTLHKVTQYKKGKDSLAAQGKRRYDRKQSGYGGQTKPVFHKKAKTTKKIVLRLQCQGCKHVSQHPIKRCKHFEIGGDKKGKGTSLF, encoded by the exons ATg GTGAACGTTCCAAAAACTAAGAAGACATACTGCAAGTCGAAGGAGTGCAAAAAGCACACTCTGCATAAAGTTACACAGTACAAGAAAGGAAAAGATAGCCTGGCAGCTCAAGGCAAGCGTCGGTATGATCGCAAGCAGTCTGGTTATGGTGGGCAGACGAAACCCGTTTTCCACAAGAAG GCAAAAACTACCAAGAAGATTGTGCTAAGGTTGCAATGCCAGGGTTGCAAACATGTGTCCCAGCACCCAATCAAG AGGTGCAAGCACTTTGAGATTGGTGGAGATAAGAAGGGAAAGGGAACTTCTCTCTTTTAA